aacaaattatgttatataacagcaaaaactaaaaatccaAAAAACTAGGTGTTACACAAATAAAATAccatagttattttatttatagtaaagggaaatactcTGCAATtagcattatattgtatatattttacaacttttcattaatgaattacacccTAATCTAATCTCTCTGTCATCTTTTAATCAAGCAAGTTTCTCGTGTCAGCCCAATGATTGTGTGGCTACATCACCAACAAGagcaagaggtggcagtaacgcatcaAAAACTTTGTTAtcgaccaccgtaaaacaggaaaaagaagaaaatgtcATTCTTCTAATGTAGAAACTTCTTTGTTATTGATCGGTAAAGCTGTTTCAGTAACCGAAGAGGCCTCCGGTGCACAGAACTGCACAATAGGTGGTTGGCGCTGACAAGCAGTAATACACACGTTGTGTTTGGCAACCCCCCATATGGGAGTCTAGGGCCGTAACATCCACTGTCTCTAACGTTAGATTaaaagatggatcagtgcagcggcagcagtaataataataataattccttacatttatatagcacttttctgggcactcaaagcactttacacaatgggggggttCTCCTCCACCACttcaccagtgtgtagcatccacctggatgacacgacagcagccattttgcaccagccCACacatgatgaagccaattgaatggatgccatgatggacagagacccctactctttttttacatttttaacaaccacacGTTAACATCttaagacggtgctcactgagcagtatagcatccctatcactcaaacacacagaccaaaggttgggcgccccctgctggcctcactaacactacttccggcagcaacctagctttcccatgtggtctcccattcaggtactgaccgggcacaggcctgcttagcttcagtgggcagccatgtgagagttgtagagagctagctgccggctggtAATGGAGTTAATgtgattgtctgttgtggtgaaggagcTGAGACGAAAGGTAATCTAAGTACCTACTGTCACCcatggtcatgactgaaaggacaagatctcggatacaaccgGACACATTTTACAAAGTGTTATGACCCGCTTGTTTGAGTCGCAGCACAAAAGAGAGAtgagccaacaaaataacctgaatgcaaatgatttattataaaatgtaactcatagaacaatcaatcaatgcaaccaacaaatgtctagggatactaatgaagataaagaacttaggatataatcacaacaacactttaactacatgatataagtaatgcaaaacaaaaccataaggttaaagaATCAATGAGATGGGAGGTCTTGACATGAGGACTCCTGAGTAGCTAACACAACAACTTTTGTATATCCATTGATGAGcaatgcaggcatccaatcacGATTTACCACATACTCCAACCTGGATTTCTCATTCAGGGAATCAGACAGATAACATCATCTAacacaacactagctacatgaacaCACTGGAGAGTGGATAACAGATGAGATTTCAAGCCGCAGaggtgctgtttgccagatgtttatgaaactgttcttctctcagcTGCCATCATTGTTTACATAAATGCGAGGAGCgcgacacatttacaaccccacctactgcagtgtaggaAAACAGTATACCGttactcagccttttcaaacattattcagacatgaaacatcctgtgagaaaatgttttgctgcattcatgtcatgtgtgcaactttttgtccatGTGTTTTTTAAGCTGCTGCGAATGAGCgaaactctgtagacactgatcagatctgtacgtttctctccagtgtgaatcctcttttgtgttttcagatgtgttaactgattaaacctcttgtcacagttTGAACAATTGTACGGTCTCTCCAGTATGAATCGCTTGGTGCAGTTTTTGgagctgaaataaaagtcttctcacactcaaagcacatatactctttcacaccagagtggaccttcatgtgtttattaaggttttcTGATTGGTTTAAGCTTTTCCCACACTaagtacatgtgaatggtttctctccagtgtggaagTCTATGGGcataaaagtccagtgtgaccgcagcttaagtgcaagtgaatggtttctctctagtgtggatcctcatgtgtttattaaggtatgatgagcagTAAAAATtcttcctacactgagtgcatgtaaatggtttccttccagtgtgaatcatcatgtgttcattaaggtgtgatgattggctgaagctcttttcacactgagtgcaagtgaatggtttctctccagtgtggatcctcatgtgtcgattaagggaggatgagcagttaaaactcttcccacaccgagtgcatgtgaagggtttctctccagtgtggatcctcatgtgtagattaagggaggatgagcagttaaaactcttcccacaccgagTGCATGTGAAGGGTTtcactccagtgtggatcctcatgtgtagattaagggatgatgatcggctgaaactcttaccacactgagtgcaagtgaatggtttctctccagtgtggatcctcatgtgtttattaaggtgtgatgagcaatAAAAATtcttcctacactgagtgcatgtaaatggtttctttccagtgtgaatcatcatgtgttcattaaggtgtgatgattggctgaagctcttttcacactgagtgcatgtgaatggtttctctccagtgtggatcctcatgtgttgattaagggatgatgattggctgaaactcttcccacactgagtgcatgtgaatggtctctctccagtgtgaatcctcatgtgaattttaagtttgcttttgcttgctaaactctttccacactgagtgcaagagaatggtttctctccagtgtggctcatcatgtgtacattaagggatgatgaacggatgaaactcttcccacactgaatgcatgtgaatggtctctctccagtgtgaatcctcatgtgaatcttaagtttgcttttgtttgccaaacgccttccacactgagtgcaggtgaatcgATTCTTGTCTttccttttcaaaatatcatcagtctgtaaatgagttttttcctcagttttgacatgatgttcctcctctttactcccctcattctgttcaattaggtctgaaataaataaataaataaaacattagtttttattaagtcttaaaaactctcatcaaaagctgaaaagtgaaaagacactggaaacattggctacacactgtaattttgatgcacattaaaagtaaaataaatcagatcatattttgttaaATCCATTAACCTGTACATATTAAAGCAGATggaattcaattcatctttatatatctagtgcttttacaacgtaaattgtgtcaaagccgcttaacatagaagttatagtaaattaaaactgtgtcagtccacaTAGTTATGAGAGTTtctcataaaagtaattttggtcatattgataagacaaagaaaaaaagctgTTAATGGCCTATTAATATTCGTGtatattcactatttatttttgtatttattcatatatattcaagTATATGAATACTTGTTTatgtgcctgactggtaaacaCATCAGAAAAAAAGTTCTGGGGTAACAGCTGAATTTTTGCCTTGCAGACATGagacatacctgtacagcatctgcataaaggctggaATGTGCACGTACCTTTCCCCTTGTGTGTTGTTGGGTCATTTTAATCTAGTCTAGGGTGATTTTAaggtttatttgaaaaaaaatccttctgtgtttcagcaaattaaCTGATATTTGGGGACATCCATTTTTTGACGTATTCTGAAAAAaagctttgaaataaaaaaaattaaaaaattcagTACACTGTAACGTACAGTCCGTAGATAAAAATTACGTATTGATTTTATAAAGGGGTCTGAGTCTCCTCTGCGTGGGCTTATGACTCCTGGTGCCACATaggccatactcacactatgtacagttgcctcgaaccaggccaaggcatgcttgtcccccctcccgtctcccttgATGGCCCGCACTTACACCACAATCAGGCctaggcacgcttacgtcattgatgctgcgctgcgttgttcagtagagaagcgctctcgctcagcacagtggagaattCTCTAGTTATTTCGTTttagtcgtttgttatgcagtgacatgcagtcaaatatttcgctaaacagtccttagggatgcgatgACAAGCtgtcagatattttgccgaacagatccaccacttttggcgctcataaacaatcttaAAGCCCTCGTggtgcaggaatgaggaggtttgctgaaggtgcgcagctgtcgtgcagtgaggtgtTTGTGTCTTTAtaaaactacggcagtttgtgttcattgaacagtaagattgattaatagatccatatgaaacagtcccttaaaactCACGTcctgctttcagtttcgggctttggcacgttttgcactcatacTACAAGCCCAAGTAAACCACGCTCatgcccacctcttccaaccgggccagggccggcaaaGTGAACCGttcctgagcccgattcagcacactcgcacttctcaaacgatctgagaaacgggcctgggcacggttcggatagtatAGTGTAAGTACACCCAAAGTCTGTTGATGCACTTCTTAACACTTTAGTGTTTAGTATCAAAATGTTCCTCCtgccattttacaacacatgatgcgtaGCGCATGATCATAATCACCACGGCTTACATTAATTAATGCTCTGATGTAATGTCTCTCCACATGCTTTCGGGCGTACTCTTATTTTGCATATTAGCGGGCCAGAGACAAAGAAAAACTCCCGCTCAAACTTTGCCAGGAGACTGTTGGTCAGTTGTTGGGAAAAGGGGTTGTGGCCAGACCAAAGTTTAAAAACCCAGCTTTCGAGAGGTGCACCCTCTTTTAATGGGGGCAGACCACATTTTTCTCTGACCGCGTGGCTCATCCGAGCccacattttcttatttttccggcaaagtaaaacTCAGTTTAAGTTGTGATCGCGTATCCTCCGAACTGCattgcaaactccacgcatcaagaaaGGACATCAAAGGAATTCCAGCAcatcggaagaaacttgcagagAGAGAGACCGAGAAATCCTAAACTCCAGGTACTTTAGTAATGCGAATAAGCTGTGCCTCTTTATCAAAAAAGTGTTTTTAcaatcttggtgatccttaataGTGTGTGAAACTGAGGTAGATTTGCCACTCTTTATCTGAACTCTCTATTTCCTCACTTTTCTGTTGTCACGAAATACAGGGAgacccaattgcaagtaaaataattatttattgactcagacagaatgacagaaggAAGAACGCAGGAAGATGATGAGTGAGTCAAGCGAGCAGCAGGAAATGTAAATCGAACAGGGAGCACTGAAGAACAAGATCAGAGAGCCGCCAACAGAAAGGTACAAGAGTCCAAACACAGAGCTCTCCCCGCGACACACGACCAGAACTCAGCGACCGGAACCTGACAggacacagacaaacagacgtgaaGAAAACGAACTGACACTGTGAGACAGAAACGCTGAACATATATAGGCGCGGTAATGCGCTGCACCTGTGGTCCACTGATTACAGCTGAGCGGTGCTGCGCACGGCAAGGCTGGTGACAGCGTACACGTGACCACCCAGCTGATAAGGTAAACACAACTGACAGCAACGCGACTCtaacacagacacagagacacccaacacacacactcatacacgcatATACGTAAAACGCATAACGCACCAcaccgtacacacacacacatacacacacgcagacacatcatagaagaaCAGACAGATCCACAATCGTGACATCTGTTTTATAGACCCGTATATACCTACATGCAGTATACATTTGTTCTATATTTTATGCTTGTTcgttccctagtagcaaagaattctggcccagatttggcaaaaagctggcacagcaggcattcatccggcactggcataaagcatgtgggccaaacatggcccgggtttggcagaggtggcaccgtttttaaggcggcacacaagatttgggccagatgtaaaacgtagtatttggcccagatttaaaaattt
The Danio rerio strain Tuebingen ecotype United States chromosome 4, GRCz12tu, whole genome shotgun sequence genome window above contains:
- the LOC110439473 gene encoding uncharacterized protein isoform X2, translated to MQRKTAETTDLHTVIKMAFIKEESEDVKIEETFTVKQEDLQEQKDLIEQNEGSKEEEHHVKTEEKTHLQTDDILKRKDKNRFTCTQCGRRLANKSKLKIHMRIHTGERPFTCIQCGKSFIRSSSLNVHMMSHTGEKPFSCTQCGKSLASKSKLKIHMRIHTGERPFTCTQCGKSFSQSSSLNQHMRIHTGEKPFTCTQCEKSFSQSSHLNEHMMIHTGKKPFTCTQCRKNFYCSSHLNKHMRIHTGEKPFTCTQCGKSFSRSSSLNLHMRIHTGVKPFTCTRCGKSFNCSSSLNLHMRIHTGEKPFTCTRCGKSFNCSSSLNRHMRIHTGEKPFTCTQCEKSFSQSSHLNEHMMIHTGRKPFTCTQCRKNFYCSSYLNKHMRIHTREKPFTCT
- the LOC110439473 gene encoding uncharacterized protein isoform X1 — encoded protein: MCEQSVQMQRKTAETTDLHTVIKMAFIKEESEDVKIEETFTVKQEDLQEQKDLIEQNEGSKEEEHHVKTEEKTHLQTDDILKRKDKNRFTCTQCGRRLANKSKLKIHMRIHTGERPFTCIQCGKSFIRSSSLNVHMMSHTGEKPFSCTQCGKSLASKSKLKIHMRIHTGERPFTCTQCGKSFSQSSSLNQHMRIHTGEKPFTCTQCEKSFSQSSHLNEHMMIHTGKKPFTCTQCRKNFYCSSHLNKHMRIHTGEKPFTCTQCGKSFSRSSSLNLHMRIHTGVKPFTCTRCGKSFNCSSSLNLHMRIHTGEKPFTCTRCGKSFNCSSSLNRHMRIHTGEKPFTCTQCEKSFSQSSHLNEHMMIHTGRKPFTCTQCRKNFYCSSYLNKHMRIHTREKPFTCT